The proteins below are encoded in one region of Avibacterium volantium:
- the recF gene encoding DNA replication/repair protein RecF (All proteins in this family for which functions are known are DNA-binding proteins that assist the filamentation of RecA onto DNA for the initiation of recombination or recombinational repair.), whose protein sequence is MAISRLTVENFRNLTAVDLEFDHGFNFLVGNNGSGKTSLLEAIFYLAHGRSFKSAVANRIISYEQPHFTLYGKIQEQQHQWSVGLQKHRQGNTQVKINGEEAKKIADLAHLLPMQMITPEGLTLLNGGPSYRRAFLDWGLFHHHSQFHPVWSQLNRLLKQRNAALQQAFRYEHIHIWDKELVNLANQVSQWRADYAEALRPEIERTCQLFLPELEISVSFHQGWDKNSDYAELLRQNFERDRAIGYTVSGPQKADFRFKANGLPVEDVLSRGQLKLLMCALRLAQGEHLTQQKDRHCIFLIDDFASELDKTKRALLAERLQQSGSQVFVSAITHNQLKEMQPEKHRTFSVNNGKLSES, encoded by the coding sequence ATGGCAATTTCACGCTTAACTGTTGAAAACTTTCGCAATTTAACCGCCGTGGATCTGGAATTTGACCACGGCTTTAACTTTTTAGTGGGCAATAATGGCAGTGGCAAAACCAGCTTGCTTGAAGCCATTTTCTATCTTGCTCACGGTCGCTCTTTTAAAAGTGCGGTGGCAAATCGCATCATTTCTTATGAACAGCCCCACTTCACCCTGTATGGTAAAATTCAAGAGCAACAGCATCAATGGTCAGTGGGTTTGCAAAAACATCGTCAAGGTAACACACAGGTTAAAATTAACGGTGAAGAAGCGAAAAAAATCGCTGATCTTGCCCATTTATTGCCAATGCAAATGATCACCCCAGAAGGACTCACCTTGCTTAACGGCGGGCCAAGCTACCGCCGTGCTTTTCTAGATTGGGGATTGTTTCACCATCACAGCCAATTTCACCCTGTATGGAGTCAGCTTAACCGCTTGTTAAAGCAACGCAACGCTGCATTGCAACAAGCCTTTCGCTACGAACATATTCATATTTGGGATAAAGAGCTGGTCAATCTCGCCAATCAAGTGAGCCAATGGCGTGCTGATTATGCCGAAGCCTTACGCCCCGAAATTGAACGCACTTGCCAACTGTTTCTGCCTGAATTAGAAATCAGCGTGAGCTTCCACCAAGGCTGGGACAAAAATAGCGATTACGCCGAATTGTTACGCCAAAATTTTGAGCGTGATCGCGCCATTGGCTACACCGTATCTGGCCCGCAAAAAGCCGATTTTCGCTTTAAAGCCAACGGTTTACCCGTAGAAGATGTGCTTTCGCGCGGACAACTAAAACTGCTAATGTGTGCCTTACGTTTGGCACAAGGAGAACACTTAACCCAACAAAAAGACCGCCATTGCATTTTCTTAATTGACGATTTCGCGTCTGAATTAGATAAAACCAAACGCGCCTTACTTGCTGAACGCTTACAACAAAGCGGCTCGCAAGTATTTGTAAGCGCAATCACTCACAACCAACTCAAAGAAATGCAACCAGAAAAACACCGCACTTTTAGCGTGAATAACGGCAAACTCAGCGAAAGCTAG